In Salmonella enterica subsp. enterica serovar Typhimurium str. LT2, a single window of DNA contains:
- the hrpB gene encoding ATP-dependent helicase (similar to E. coli helicase, ATP-dependent (AAC73259.1); Blastp hit to AAC73259.1 (824 aa), 84% identity in aa 1 - 824), whose product MLQCGAKKVNPVEPFVTSLPVAAVLPELLTALKIAPQVLLSAPTGAGKSTWLPLQLLQQGPVAGKILLLEPRRLAARNVAQRLAEALNEKPGETVGYRMRAQSCVGPRTRLEVVTEGVLTRMIQRDPELRGVGLVILDEFHERSLQADLALALLLDIQQGLRDDLRLLIMSATLDNDRLCQRLPDAPTIVSEGRAFPVERRYQPLAAHLRFDEAVAMATAELLRNENGSLLLFLPGVGEIQRVHEHLASRVGSDVLLCPLYGALSLEAQRKAIVPAPAGMRKVVLATNIAETSLTIEGIRLVVDSAQERVARFDARTGLTRLVTQRISQASMTQRAGRAGRLAPGICLHLLAKEQAERAAAQSDPEILHSDLSGLLMEVLQWGCHDPASLFWLDRPPEVNLQAARRLLLMLGALEGERLSARGRKMAAMGNDPRLAAMLVNAGEGDSAATAAMLAAILEDPPRGGGTDLSVVFSRRQPGWQQRSQQLLKRLQVRNGEPDSALIMPLLARAFSDRIARRRGQEGRYQLANGMGAMLDADDALGRHEWLIAPLLLQGSASPDARILLAQPLDIASLIQACPDLLRQSDTVEWDEAQGTLKAWRRMRIGQLTVSVQPLAKPSEEELHQAMLNGIRDKGLSVLNWTPEAEQFRLRLHCAAKWLPEYDWPAVDEASLLATLENWLLPHMTGVQSLRGLKSLNVNQALRGLLDYAMLQRLDSELPGHYTVPTGSRITIRYHEDNPPALAVRMQEMFGEAKTPTIAQGRVPLVLELLSPAQRPLQITRDLSAFWQGAYREVQKEMKGRYPKHVWPDDPANTAPTRRTKKYS is encoded by the coding sequence ATGCTACAATGCGGCGCAAAGAAAGTTAACCCCGTGGAGCCGTTTGTGACGTCATTGCCCGTTGCCGCCGTATTGCCTGAATTGTTGACAGCCCTAAAAATCGCGCCGCAGGTTTTGTTGTCCGCGCCTACCGGGGCGGGGAAATCCACCTGGCTGCCGTTGCAACTCCTGCAACAGGGGCCGGTTGCTGGAAAAATCCTCCTGCTTGAACCGCGTCGTCTGGCGGCGCGTAATGTCGCACAGCGTCTGGCGGAAGCGTTGAATGAAAAGCCTGGCGAAACGGTAGGTTACCGGATGCGCGCGCAAAGCTGCGTGGGGCCGCGTACCCGGCTGGAAGTGGTGACCGAAGGCGTATTGACCAGAATGATTCAGCGCGATCCCGAATTACGCGGCGTGGGGCTGGTGATACTGGATGAATTTCATGAGCGCAGTTTACAGGCGGATTTAGCGTTGGCGCTGTTGCTGGATATCCAGCAAGGGCTCCGTGACGATCTCAGGCTGTTAATCATGTCTGCGACGCTGGATAACGACAGGCTTTGTCAGCGACTGCCTGATGCGCCGACGATCGTCTCGGAGGGGCGCGCGTTCCCGGTGGAGCGACGTTATCAGCCGCTTGCGGCGCATTTGCGTTTTGATGAAGCCGTCGCGATGGCGACAGCGGAACTGCTGCGCAATGAAAACGGTTCGCTGCTGCTATTTTTACCCGGCGTAGGCGAAATACAGCGCGTTCATGAACATCTGGCGTCGCGGGTAGGGAGCGATGTCCTGCTTTGTCCGCTGTATGGCGCATTGTCTCTGGAAGCGCAACGCAAAGCGATTGTTCCGGCACCCGCCGGGATGCGTAAAGTGGTGTTGGCGACTAACATTGCCGAAACCAGTTTGACGATTGAAGGGATTCGTCTGGTCGTCGATAGCGCTCAGGAGCGCGTGGCGCGATTTGACGCGCGAACGGGACTGACGCGGCTGGTTACGCAGCGTATCAGTCAGGCATCAATGACGCAGCGCGCGGGGCGCGCCGGACGACTGGCGCCGGGTATCTGTTTACATCTGCTGGCCAAAGAACAGGCGGAGCGGGCGGCGGCGCAAAGCGATCCGGAAATCTTACACAGCGACCTTTCCGGTTTATTGATGGAGGTGTTGCAGTGGGGATGTCACGATCCGGCATCGCTTTTCTGGCTGGACAGGCCGCCGGAGGTGAATCTTCAGGCCGCCCGCCGTTTATTATTGATGTTAGGCGCGCTGGAGGGCGAGCGGTTAAGCGCGCGGGGCCGGAAAATGGCGGCAATGGGTAACGATCCGCGCCTGGCGGCGATGTTAGTCAACGCCGGCGAGGGCGATAGCGCCGCCACTGCCGCCATGCTCGCGGCCATCCTTGAGGACCCGCCGCGCGGCGGCGGTACGGATTTAAGCGTAGTATTTTCGCGGCGACAGCCGGGCTGGCAGCAGCGTAGCCAGCAGCTTTTAAAACGGCTGCAGGTGCGTAATGGCGAGCCGGATAGCGCGCTTATTATGCCGCTGTTGGCCAGAGCGTTTAGCGACCGCATCGCGCGGCGTCGTGGTCAGGAAGGGCGCTATCAGTTAGCCAATGGTATGGGCGCGATGTTAGATGCGGATGACGCGTTGGGACGTCATGAATGGCTGATCGCGCCGCTGTTACTGCAAGGTAGCGCCTCGCCGGACGCCCGAATATTGTTGGCGCAGCCGCTGGATATTGCCTCGCTGATTCAGGCGTGTCCTGATTTACTGCGCCAGTCCGACACGGTTGAATGGGACGAGGCGCAGGGAACGTTGAAAGCATGGCGCAGAATGCGTATTGGACAGTTGACGGTTAGCGTTCAGCCACTGGCGAAGCCGTCTGAAGAGGAGCTTCATCAGGCGATGCTGAACGGCATCCGCGATAAAGGTCTGTCCGTCCTTAACTGGACGCCGGAAGCGGAGCAGTTCCGTCTGCGTCTGCACTGTGCGGCGAAATGGCTGCCGGAATATGACTGGCCTGCCGTGGATGAGGCGTCGCTGCTGGCGACTCTGGAAAATTGGTTGCTGCCGCACATGACAGGCGTACAGTCGTTACGAGGGCTAAAATCCCTGAACGTTAATCAGGCGTTACGGGGACTGCTTGACTATGCCATGCTGCAACGTCTGGATAGTGAACTGCCTGGGCATTACACTGTGCCGACGGGAAGCCGAATAACGATTCGTTATCATGAAGATAACCCGCCCGCGCTGGCGGTCAGAATGCAGGAAATGTTTGGCGAAGCGAAGACCCCAACCATCGCTCAGGGCCGCGTGCCGCTGGTGCTGGAACTGCTTTCGCCAGCGCAGCGACCGCTACAGATTACGCGCGATTTAAGCGCTTTCTGGCAGGGGGCGTATCGCGAAGTGCAAAAAGAGATGAAGGGCCGTTACCCCAAACATGTCTGGCCGGACGATCCGGCGAATACGGCCCCAACGCGGCGCACGAAGAAGTATTCGTGA
- the mrcB gene encoding peptidoglycan synthetase (similar to E. coli peptidoglycan synthetase; penicillin-binding protein 1B (AAC73260.1); Blastp hit to AAC73260.1 (844 aa), 92% identity in aa 1 - 844), whose product MAGNDREPIGRKGKPSRPVKQKVSRRRQHDDDYDDDYEDEEPMPRKGKGKGRKPRGKRGWLWLLLKLFIVFVVLFAIYGVYLDQKIRSRIDGKVWQLPAAVYGRMVNLEPDMPVSKNEMVKLLEATQYRLVTKMTRPGEFTVQANSIEMIRRPFDFPDSKEGQVRARLTFSDGRLETIVNLDNNRQFGFFRLDPRLITMLSSPNGEQRLFVPRSGFPDLLVDTLLATEDRHFYEHDGISLYSIGRAVLANLTAGRTVQGASTLTQQLVKNLFLSSERSYWRKANEAYMALIMDARYSKDRILELYMNEVYLGQSGDNEIRGFPLASLYYFGRPVEELSLDQQALLVGMVKGASIYNPWRNPKLALERRNLVLRLLQQQKIIDQELYDMLSARPLGVQPRGGVISPQPAFMQMVRQELQAKLGDKIKDLSGVKIFTTFDSVAQDAAEKAVVEGIPALKKQRKLSDLETAMVVVDRFSGEVRAMVGGAEPQYAGYNRAMQARRSIGSLAKPATYLTALSQPNLYRLNTWIADAPISLRQPNGQVWSPQNDDRRYSESGKVMLVDALTRSMNVPTVNLGMALGLPAVTDTWTKLGVPKDQLNPVPAMLLGALNLTPIEVAQAFQTIASGGNRAPLSALRSVIAEDGKVLYQSYPQAERAVPAQAAYLTLWTMQQVVQRGTGRQLGAKYPGLHLAGKTGTTNNNVDTWFAGIDGSQVTITWVGRDNNQPTKLYGASGAMAIYQRYLANQTPTPLVLTPPEDVVDMGVDYDGNFVCSGGMRTLPVWTDDPNTLCQQGEMMQQQQQPSGNPFDQSSQPQQPAQQQPPKEEKSDGVAGWIKEMFGGN is encoded by the coding sequence ATGGCGGGGAATGACCGCGAGCCGATTGGACGTAAGGGGAAACCGTCACGTCCTGTGAAACAAAAGGTGAGCCGTCGTCGGCAGCATGACGACGATTATGATGATGACTATGAGGATGAAGAACCGATGCCGCGTAAAGGTAAGGGCAAAGGGCGTAAGCCTCGTGGCAAGCGCGGCTGGCTGTGGCTATTGCTAAAACTGTTTATCGTTTTTGTGGTGCTGTTCGCCATTTACGGCGTCTATCTGGATCAAAAAATCCGCAGCCGTATCGATGGCAAGGTCTGGCAGCTTCCGGCGGCGGTATATGGCCGGATGGTGAACCTTGAGCCAGACATGCCTGTCAGCAAAAACGAGATGGTGAAATTGCTGGAAGCGACGCAGTATCGTCTGGTGACGAAGATGACCCGTCCCGGCGAATTTACCGTGCAGGCCAATAGCATTGAGATGATCCGTCGTCCGTTTGACTTCCCGGACAGCAAAGAAGGGCAGGTGCGCGCGCGGCTGACGTTCAGTGACGGGCGTCTGGAAACCATCGTCAATCTGGATAACAACCGCCAGTTTGGCTTCTTCCGTCTCGATCCGCGGCTTATCACCATGCTTTCTTCGCCAAATGGCGAGCAGCGTTTATTCGTCCCGCGCAGCGGTTTCCCGGATCTGCTGGTCGATACGCTGTTGGCGACGGAAGACCGTCATTTCTATGAGCATGATGGCATTAGTCTTTACTCTATCGGGCGTGCGGTGCTGGCCAACCTGACGGCGGGACGCACGGTGCAGGGGGCCAGTACGCTGACCCAGCAGCTGGTGAAGAACCTGTTCCTCTCCAGCGAAAGATCATACTGGCGTAAAGCGAATGAAGCCTACATGGCGCTGATCATGGATGCCCGTTACAGTAAAGATCGTATTCTTGAGCTGTACATGAACGAGGTCTACCTCGGTCAAAGCGGGGACAATGAAATTCGCGGTTTTCCGCTGGCGAGCCTGTATTACTTTGGTCGTCCGGTAGAGGAACTGAGCCTCGATCAGCAGGCGTTACTGGTGGGGATGGTAAAAGGGGCGTCGATTTATAACCCGTGGCGTAACCCGAAACTGGCGTTGGAGCGTCGTAACCTGGTGTTACGCCTGTTACAGCAGCAGAAAATCATCGATCAGGAACTCTATGACATGCTGAGCGCGCGTCCGCTTGGCGTACAGCCGCGCGGCGGCGTTATTTCACCGCAGCCAGCGTTTATGCAGATGGTTCGTCAGGAACTGCAGGCGAAGCTGGGGGATAAAATTAAAGATCTCTCCGGCGTGAAGATCTTCACCACCTTTGACTCCGTGGCGCAGGATGCCGCAGAAAAAGCCGTTGTCGAAGGTATTCCGGCGTTGAAGAAGCAGCGTAAATTGAGCGATCTGGAAACCGCGATGGTGGTGGTGGATCGCTTTAGCGGCGAGGTGCGCGCGATGGTTGGCGGGGCGGAGCCGCAGTATGCCGGCTATAACCGTGCCATGCAGGCGCGCCGTTCCATCGGGTCGCTGGCGAAACCGGCGACCTATCTGACCGCGTTAAGTCAGCCGAACTTATACCGTCTGAACACCTGGATTGCCGATGCGCCGATTTCTCTGCGCCAGCCGAATGGTCAGGTCTGGTCGCCGCAGAACGACGATCGTCGCTACAGCGAAAGCGGGAAAGTGATGCTGGTGGATGCGTTAACTCGCTCAATGAACGTACCGACGGTCAATCTGGGGATGGCGTTAGGTTTACCGGCGGTAACCGATACCTGGACGAAGCTCGGCGTGCCGAAAGATCAGCTCAATCCGGTTCCGGCTATGCTGTTAGGAGCGCTGAACCTGACGCCGATCGAAGTGGCGCAGGCGTTCCAGACTATCGCCAGCGGCGGAAATCGCGCGCCGTTATCAGCGCTGCGTTCAGTTATTGCGGAAGATGGTAAAGTGCTGTACCAAAGTTATCCGCAAGCTGAACGCGCCGTACCGGCACAGGCGGCTTACCTGACGCTCTGGACAATGCAGCAGGTCGTCCAGCGTGGTACGGGGCGTCAGCTTGGCGCGAAATATCCGGGTCTGCATCTGGCCGGTAAAACCGGGACGACAAACAACAATGTCGATACCTGGTTTGCCGGTATCGACGGCAGCCAGGTGACTATCACCTGGGTAGGCCGTGATAACAACCAGCCGACGAAATTGTACGGCGCCAGCGGCGCGATGGCGATTTACCAGCGCTATCTGGCGAACCAGACGCCGACGCCTTTAGTTCTGACGCCGCCGGAAGATGTGGTGGATATGGGCGTTGATTACGACGGTAATTTTGTCTGTAGCGGCGGTATGCGCACTCTGCCGGTCTGGACGGACGATCCAAATACGCTGTGCCAGCAGGGCGAGATGATGCAGCAACAGCAGCAGCCGTCAGGCAATCCGTTCGATCAGTCGTCTCAGCCGCAGCAGCCTGCGCAGCAACAGCCGCCGAAAGAAGAGAAGAGCGACGGCGTTGCCGGCTGGATTAAGGAGATGTTCGGCGGCAATTAA
- the fhuA gene encoding outer membrane protein receptor / transporter for ferrichrome, colicin M, and phages T1, T5, and phi80 (similar to E. coli outer membrane protein receptor for ferrichrome, colicin M, and phages T1, T5, and phi80 (AAC73261.1); Blastp hit to AAC73261.1 (747 aa), 68% identity in aa 1 - 747), translated as MARLKTAQPNSSLRKIAVVVATAVSGMSVYAQAAVQPKEETITVTAAPAAQESAWGPAPTIAAKRSATTTKTDTPIEKTPQSVSVVTNEEMQMHQFQSVKEALGYTPGVTVSSRGASNTYDFVIIRGFSSVGLSQNNYLDGLKLQGNFYNDAVIDPYMLERVELMRGPTSVLYGKSNPGGIISMVSKRPTTEPLKEIQFKMGTDNLFQTGFDFSDSLDDNGEFSYRLTGLARSTNEQQKSSESQRYAIAPSFTWRPDEKTNFTFLSYFQNEPETGYYGWLPKEGTVEPLPNGKRLPTDFNEGASNNTYSRNEKMVGYSFEHGFNDTFTVRQNLRFVEMKTAQKSVYGTGIAADGHTLNRGTIVDNERLQNFSVDTQLESKFATGDIDHTLLTGVDFMRMRNDINATFGSAPSIDLYNNYHPEYFAFGGAEPYQMNESKQTGLYVQDQAEWNKWVFTLGGRYDWSKQATTVRQNSTTPTEGYIERNDHQFTWRGGVNYVFDNGISPYFSYSQSFEPSAFDLWSTPRVSYKPSKGEQYEAGVKYVPKDMPVVVTGAVYQLTKTNNLTADPTNPLAQVPAGEIRARGVELEAKAALTANINMTASYTYTDAEYTKDTNLKGNTPEQVPEHMASLWGDYTFNEGPLSGLTLGTGGRFIGSSYGDPANSFKVGSAAVMDAVVKYDLARFGMAGSSIAVNVNNLLDREYVASCFQTYGCFWGAERQVVATATFRF; from the coding sequence ATGGCGCGTCTTAAAACTGCTCAGCCAAACTCCTCACTGCGTAAAATCGCAGTTGTAGTAGCCACAGCGGTTAGCGGCATGTCTGTCTATGCACAGGCGGCGGTTCAACCGAAAGAAGAAACCATTACCGTAACCGCAGCGCCTGCCGCGCAGGAAAGTGCCTGGGGACCGGCTCCGACCATCGCCGCGAAGCGTTCCGCCACCACCACCAAAACTGATACACCTATCGAAAAAACGCCACAGTCGGTTTCGGTGGTCACTAACGAAGAGATGCAGATGCATCAATTCCAGTCAGTAAAAGAAGCGTTGGGTTACACGCCGGGTGTAACGGTAAGCAGCCGCGGCGCTTCCAATACCTATGACTTCGTGATTATCCGTGGCTTCTCTTCCGTCGGCCTGAGCCAGAACAACTATCTGGATGGCCTGAAATTGCAGGGGAACTTCTACAACGATGCGGTTATTGATCCCTACATGCTTGAGCGTGTTGAGTTGATGCGTGGCCCAACGTCCGTCCTCTACGGTAAGAGCAACCCGGGCGGTATCATTTCGATGGTTAGCAAGCGGCCGACTACTGAGCCGCTGAAAGAAATTCAATTCAAAATGGGGACGGACAATTTGTTCCAGACCGGTTTTGATTTTAGTGATTCCCTGGATGACAACGGTGAGTTCTCATATCGTCTGACGGGGCTGGCGCGTTCGACAAATGAGCAGCAAAAGAGTTCTGAGTCGCAGCGCTATGCGATTGCGCCCTCTTTTACCTGGCGTCCTGATGAGAAAACGAATTTTACGTTCCTTTCTTATTTCCAGAACGAACCAGAGACCGGCTACTACGGCTGGCTGCCGAAAGAGGGAACGGTTGAACCGTTACCGAATGGTAAACGCTTGCCGACAGATTTCAATGAAGGGGCGTCAAACAACACCTATTCTCGTAACGAGAAAATGGTGGGATACAGTTTCGAGCATGGCTTCAACGACACTTTTACCGTGCGCCAGAATTTACGTTTTGTCGAAATGAAAACCGCGCAAAAAAGCGTCTATGGCACGGGGATTGCGGCGGACGGCCATACGCTTAACCGCGGTACTATCGTTGACAACGAGCGTTTACAGAATTTCAGCGTAGATACACAACTGGAAAGTAAATTCGCGACCGGCGATATTGATCATACGTTGCTGACGGGTGTCGATTTCATGCGTATGCGTAATGATATTAACGCGACGTTTGGTAGCGCGCCGTCAATCGATCTCTATAACAATTACCATCCTGAATACTTTGCTTTCGGCGGCGCTGAGCCGTACCAGATGAACGAAAGTAAACAAACAGGCCTCTATGTTCAGGATCAGGCGGAATGGAATAAGTGGGTATTTACTCTCGGCGGCCGCTATGACTGGTCTAAACAAGCGACAACGGTGCGTCAGAATTCCACTACGCCGACAGAAGGATATATTGAACGTAATGACCACCAGTTCACCTGGCGCGGTGGCGTAAACTACGTATTCGATAATGGAATTTCACCTTACTTCAGCTATAGCCAATCTTTCGAGCCAAGCGCCTTCGATTTGTGGAGCACCCCACGCGTTTCTTACAAGCCGTCAAAAGGCGAGCAATATGAAGCAGGGGTGAAATATGTACCGAAAGACATGCCGGTTGTTGTTACGGGTGCCGTTTATCAGCTGACCAAAACCAATAACCTGACCGCCGATCCAACCAACCCATTAGCGCAGGTGCCGGCAGGCGAAATTCGTGCGCGAGGTGTAGAGCTGGAAGCCAAAGCAGCATTGACGGCTAACATCAATATGACGGCGTCTTACACTTATACTGATGCTGAATACACGAAAGACACTAATCTGAAAGGGAATACGCCAGAGCAGGTGCCTGAACACATGGCGTCGTTGTGGGGCGATTACACCTTCAACGAAGGTCCGTTGTCAGGTTTAACGCTGGGAACAGGCGGTCGTTTTATTGGTTCCAGTTACGGCGATCCGGCTAATAGCTTCAAGGTAGGCAGCGCAGCGGTGATGGATGCGGTCGTCAAGTACGATCTGGCGCGTTTTGGTATGGCGGGCTCCAGCATTGCGGTTAACGTTAATAATCTGCTCGACCGCGAATACGTCGCCAGCTGCTTCCAGACCTACGGCTGTTTCTGGGGCGCAGAACGTCAGGTCGTTGCAACGGCAACCTTCCGTTTCTAA
- the fhuC gene encoding hydroxymate-dependent iron transport (ABC superfamily (atp_bind); similar to E. coli ATP-binding component of hydroxymate-dependent iron transport (AAC73262.1); Blastp hit to AAC73262.1 (265 aa), 92% identity in aa 1 - 265), producing the protein MQENHIHSDTTFALRSVAFRVPGRTLLHPLSLTFPAGRVTGLIGHNGSGKSTLLKMLGRHQPPSEGDILLDNQPLASWSSKAFARKVAYLPQQLPQAEGMTVRELVAIGRYPWHGALGRFGVADREKVDEAITLVGLKPLAHRLVDSLSGGERQRAWIAMLVAQDSRCLLLDEPTSALDIAHQVDVLALVHRLSQQRGLTVVAVLHDINMAARYCDYLVALRGGEMIAQGTPAELMRSDTLEQIYGIPMGILPHPAGAAPVSFVY; encoded by the coding sequence ATGCAGGAAAACCACATTCATTCCGATACCACCTTTGCGCTGCGAAGCGTCGCCTTTCGTGTGCCGGGCCGCACGCTTTTACACCCCCTCTCGTTAACGTTTCCCGCAGGTCGCGTCACCGGACTTATTGGTCATAATGGTTCCGGTAAATCCACGCTGTTAAAAATGCTGGGCCGCCATCAGCCGCCTTCCGAAGGGGATATTCTGCTCGACAATCAGCCGCTGGCGAGCTGGAGCAGCAAGGCGTTTGCCCGCAAAGTTGCCTATCTGCCTCAACAATTGCCACAGGCGGAAGGAATGACGGTGCGCGAACTGGTGGCGATTGGCCGCTATCCGTGGCACGGCGCGCTGGGACGCTTTGGCGTCGCGGACCGGGAAAAAGTAGACGAGGCGATTACGCTGGTCGGCTTAAAACCGCTGGCGCATCGTCTGGTAGACAGTCTTTCCGGCGGTGAACGCCAGCGCGCGTGGATTGCCATGCTGGTCGCGCAGGACAGCCGTTGTCTGCTGCTGGATGAGCCGACGTCAGCGCTGGATATCGCCCATCAGGTTGACGTGCTGGCGCTGGTGCATCGTTTAAGCCAACAGCGCGGGCTGACGGTGGTAGCGGTGCTGCACGATATCAACATGGCGGCCCGCTACTGTGATTATTTAGTCGCGCTACGCGGCGGTGAAATGATTGCGCAAGGAACGCCTGCGGAACTGATGCGCAGTGACACGCTGGAACAGATTTACGGTATCCCGATGGGTATCCTTCCGCATCCGGCGGGCGCGGCACCTGTGAGTTTTGTGTATTAA
- the fhuD gene encoding hydroxamate-dependent iron uptake (ABC superfamily (bind _prot); similar to E. coli hydroxamate-dependent iron uptake, cytoplasmic membrane component (AAC73263.1); Blastp hit to AAC73263.1 (296 aa), 82% identity in aa 1 - 296) — MRDLYPLTRRRLLTAMALSPLLWQMNTAQAAAIDPRRIVALEWLPVELLLALGITPYGVADVPNYKLWVSEPPLPDSVIDVGLRTEPNLELLTEMKPSFMVWSAGYGPSPEKLARIAPGRGFDFSDGKKPLAVARRSLVELAQTLNLEAAAEKHLAQYDRFIASQKPHFIRRGGRPLLMTTLIDPRHMLVLGPNCLFQEVLDEYGIVNAWQGETNFWGSTAVSIDRLAMYKEADVICFDHGNNTDMNALMATPLWQAMPFVRAGRFHRVPAVWFYGATLSTMHFVRILNNVLGGKA, encoded by the coding sequence ATGCGTGATTTATATCCTCTTACTCGCCGCCGTTTATTAACGGCGATGGCGCTCTCGCCGCTGCTGTGGCAAATGAATACGGCGCAGGCTGCCGCTATCGATCCCCGCCGGATTGTGGCGCTGGAGTGGCTGCCGGTTGAGCTGCTGCTGGCGCTCGGTATTACGCCGTATGGCGTGGCGGACGTGCCAAATTATAAGCTGTGGGTTAGCGAACCGCCGTTGCCGGATTCGGTGATTGATGTGGGTCTTCGCACTGAACCCAATCTCGAACTGCTGACGGAGATGAAGCCGTCGTTTATGGTCTGGTCGGCAGGCTACGGACCCTCGCCGGAGAAACTGGCGCGGATCGCGCCGGGGCGCGGGTTCGATTTTAGCGACGGCAAAAAGCCGCTGGCGGTGGCCCGACGCTCGCTGGTTGAACTGGCGCAGACGCTGAATCTGGAAGCTGCGGCAGAAAAACATCTGGCGCAATACGATCGCTTCATCGCCAGCCAGAAGCCGCATTTTATCCGCCGCGGGGGGCGTCCGTTACTGATGACGACGCTTATCGATCCGCGGCATATGCTGGTGCTCGGCCCGAATTGCCTGTTCCAGGAGGTGCTGGACGAGTATGGCATCGTCAATGCCTGGCAGGGTGAAACCAACTTTTGGGGCAGTACGGCGGTTAGCATCGATCGGCTGGCGATGTATAAAGAAGCGGATGTGATCTGCTTCGATCACGGGAATAACACCGATATGAACGCGCTGATGGCAACGCCGCTGTGGCAGGCCATGCCGTTTGTCCGCGCCGGGCGCTTTCACCGGGTGCCCGCCGTTTGGTTCTATGGCGCGACCCTCTCCACGATGCACTTTGTCCGCATCCTGAATAACGTGTTGGGAGGCAAAGCGTGA